ATAGGCAAAAGGTAGTTTTGGGAGTTTGATAATTGTTAGAAgctatatgcttatatgcttagAATATTATAATAGTAAAGGGTTTAGTATATCTTGTATATCATGactttgcttgtaatttatTTGACTCTAAGGTGTTGTTTATTTGGTTATAGGAAAATGCCACCCCGCAATTCTACCCCTTCTGGTCTTGAACCAAAATCTGAGAGCCTTGAGGGTGTTTTAAGTGCTATTAAAAGTCTTGCTGAAGTGGTGGAGAAGCATGTTAGTACTAGTGGAACAATTAAGCCCAAAGATACTGAGATTGAAGGATGTACCATTGAGCAATTCAGGAAATTGGGTCCTCCTTCATTTTTGGGCAACCCTGATCCTACAGAAGCAGATGCCTGGATAATGCAAATGGAGGAAATTTTTGATGTGATTGGTTGTACTGAAGTGCAAAAAGTCTCCTTTGCTTCCTTTATGCTGAAAGGGGAAGCAGAGCATTGGTGGAGATCTACCAAAAAGACCTTGCCACTTGAGAAGGATGAGATACTAACTTGGAGTATTTTCCTTGAGGCCTTTTATGAAAAGTATTTTCCAGAAAGTGTACGGGATGAGAAAGAAGTGGAGTTTATGGAGCTCATTCAAGGGAATAAAACGGTGTTACAGTGTGAGGCTAAATTTACTGAGTTGTCTCGATTTGCCCCTCACATTGTGGCTGATGATGTTAGGAAGGCTTAGAAATTTCGCAGGGGACTACGACCAAGTATCGGAACTAGGATGGCGGCCTTACGATTGAAGTCTTATTCGAGGTTGTGGAGACTGCAAAGGTTGTTGAGAAGGAGTGTGAAGACTATCGAGAGGATTAGGAGTCGGAATAACAAAAGGCCTAAGGCGAAGGGTTTCATAGAGGGAATGAACACAATAAGCCATTTAAGAAGAAGACTACGGCAGAACCGAGAGACTAAAATGGTGCAACGAGGTAGTAGAGGTTTGTCGAAGTGTGGTAAAAAGCATAAGGGTGTTTGCTATCGTGAAAGTGGGGCTTGTTTTAAGTGTGGTCAAATGAGTCATTGTATCAAAGATTGCCCGGCCATGAAGAGTGAGTTGGTGGCTAAGCCCGCCGATGTGAAGCAAAGGACAAAAGTCCAAGGACGTGTGTTTGCTATTGCGAGCAAGATGCTAAGGCATCCAAGCTAGTAGTAACAGGTACCATTCCCATATTTTCTCATACTGCACGAGTTCTGATTGATCCTGGTTCTACTCATTCCTTTGTATCTTGTGCTTATATGAAATATGCTGATTGTGTGCCTGAATTGTTGGACTTTGAACTTTCTGTTTCTACTCCTTTGGGTGAAACTATGGTTGCTGAGTTTATATGTAAGTCTTGTGTGATTAAGATTGGAGAAAATGAGTTGTTGGCTGATTTGATTCTCTTAGAAATTCAAGAATTTGATGTAATCTTAGGCATGGATTGGTTAGCAGCTTATCATGCTAATGTTGACTGTTACAAGAAGGAAGTGGTGTTTTGTATTCCGAGTCGACCTGAATTTGTATTTCATGGGTCTAGAGAGAGCCTCGTGTCTAATGTTATTTACGCCATCCATGCTAATAAGTTACTTAGAAAAGGTTGTAAAGGTTATCTTGCATATGTGGTGGATAACTAGAAGGTGGGGATTAAGATTGATGACATTCTTATTGTGATGGACTTTGTTGATGTATTTCTTGAGGATCTCCTTGGGTTACCGTTTGATAGAGGATAGAATTTGCCATTGATTTAGTGCCAGAAACTGCACCTATTTCTATAGCACCATAACGTATGGCACCTGCAGAGTTGAAGGAGCTTAAATTGCAATTGCAAGAGCTGttagaaaagaaatttattcgACCTAGTGTATCTCCTTGGGTGCTCTTGttctttttgaaagaaaaaagatgggTATATGAGATTATGCATTGACTATAGGCGGTTGAATAAGGTCACTGTGAGGAACAAATATCCTTTACCTAggattgatgatttgtttgatcaattgcAAGGTGCTAAAGTCTTTTCGAAGATTGACCTTAGATCAGGTTATCATCAACTCCAGGTTAAGCAAGAAGATATACCTAACTGTCTTTTGTACCCGTTATAGACACTATGAGTTTTTGATGATGCCATTTGGATTGACTAATGCCCCTCTGCTGCCTTCATGGATTTAATGAACCGTGTGTTCAAGCCTTATTTGGAttagtttgttattttttttattgatgatattttaGTATATTCTAAAACTCAGGAGGAGCATGTAGAACATTTGAGGATGGTGTTGCAAATCTTGAGGGAGCAAAAATTATATGCCAAGTTTAAGAAGTGTGAATTTTGGTTAGATGAAGTAATGTTTTTGGGGCATGTAATATCTAAGGATGGCATTTTTATGGATCCTAAAAAGGTGGAAGCTGTGGTAAATTGGCCTAGACCGACAAATGTATCTGAAGTTCGTAGTTTCTTTGGTTTTGCAGGTTACTATAGGAGGTTTGTTAAGGGTTTTTCACGTATAGCAGGTCCCTTGACTAGGTTGACCCAAAAGAATGCTAAGTTCTGGTGGAAAGATGAATGTGAAAAGAGTTTTCAAGAATTGAAAGACCGGTTGGTGTCTGCTCCAGTTTTGACATTGCCAACGGGTTCAAGAGGATTTGTAATTTACAATGATGCTTCACAGAAAGGTCTTGGTTGTGTGCTTATGCAGCATGGAAAGGTGATAGCATATGCTTCTAGGTAGCTAAAAAGGTATGA
The sequence above is drawn from the Castanea sativa cultivar Marrone di Chiusa Pesio chromosome 5, ASM4071231v1 genome and encodes:
- the LOC142634601 gene encoding putative mitochondrial protein AtMg00860; its protein translation is MAPAELKELKLQLQELRLNKVTVRNKYPLPRIDDLFDQLQGAKVFSKIDLRSGYHQLQEEHVEHLRMVLQILREQKLYAKFKKCEFWLDEVMFLGHVISKDGIFMDPKKVEAVVNWPRPTNVSEVRSFFGFAGYYRRFVKGFSRIAGPLTRLTQKNAKFWWKDECEKSFQELKDRLVSAPVLTLPTGSRGFVIYNDASQKGLGCVLMQHGKVIAYASR